A genomic segment from Salmo trutta chromosome 38, fSalTru1.1, whole genome shotgun sequence encodes:
- the LOC115178756 gene encoding GTPase IMAP family member 8 isoform X2 — MTSSSGPVERKRRASISLPLDRKSATGNTILGREAFKVDSCPESVTKACEKQSREANGRKIEVLDTPGLGEDRRSEIARCIMDKSVPGPHVFLLVIRLGVRLTEDERNTVKWIQQNVGEDAPDYTMILVTCADSPRLRGNTVDDYVKQNQDLQTLINSCGGRYHSFNNEDREDHSQITELLEKIEEMVEVNKGGSYTNKMDQNAQSETTAQKIQSRSTTWGATAAALLAAAITLLILSGVVRVAGPTDPVEPTVATGPALGIAKLARSRGRAGPALVVPTEGMRAAVGPALEEIKGVLGVLVGVAGVALVALAGLDGLALVALAGMAGVAGSAVGVAGLALGLPAGVVIIAGTGVAGLAGVALAKNFQWYQNRQHNGQERGGKQKAS; from the exons ATGACATCATCGTCTGGTCCAG tggagaggaagaggagagctaGCATTTCACTACCTCTCGACA GGAAGAGCGCAACAGGAAACACCATCCTTGGGAGAGAGGCCTTTAAAGTGGACTCATGTCCTGAGTCGGTCACCAAAGCATGTGAGAAACAGAGTAGGGAGGCAAATGGGAGGAAGATTGAAGTGTTGGACACCCCAGGACTGGGCGAGGACAGGAGAAGTGAGATAGCCAGATGCATCATGGACAAGTCAGTCCCGGGGCCCCATGTGTTCCTGCTGGTGATTCGGCTGGGGGTAAGGTTGACAGAGGACGAGAGGAACACTGTGAAGTGGATCCAGCAGAATGTCGGAGAAGATGCCCCAGACTACACCATGATATTAGTCACCTGTGCTGATTCACCCCGACTCAGAGGAAACACAGTGGATGACTACGTGAAACAGAACCAAGACCTACAGACACTAATCAACAGCTGTGGAGGTAGATATCACTCATTTAATAATGAGGATAGGGAGGACCACAGTCAGATCACAGAGCTGCTGGAGAAAATAGAAGAGATGGTGGAGGTGAATAAAGGGGGGAGCTACACCAACAAGATGGACCAGAATGCTCAGAGTGAGACCACAGCCCAGAAGATACAGAGCAGGTCTACAACTTGGGGTGCTACAGCAGCAGCTCTTCTGGCAGCAGCCATTACATTGTTAATACTCTCAGGAGTAGTGAGAGTAGCGGGACCAACAGACCCAGTGGAACCAACAGTAGCAACCGGACCAGCATTGGGAATAGCAAAACTAGCGAGATCAAGAGGAAGAGCTGGACCAGCATTGGTAGTACCAACAGAAGGAATGCGAGCAGCAGTCGGACCAGCATTGGAAGAAATAAAAGGAGTATTGGGAGTACTAGTAGGGGTAGCAGGCGTAGCATTGGTAGCACTAGCAGGGTTAGATGGACTAGCATTGGTAGCACTAGCAGGTATGGCAGGAGTAGCAGGGTCAGCAGTAGGAGTTGCAGGACTAGCATTGGGACTACCAGCAGGAGTAGTAATAATAGCAGGAACAGGAGTAGCGGGACTAGCAGGAGTAGCATTAGCCAAGAATTTCCAATGGTATCAAAATAGACAGCATAATGGACAGGAGAGGGGTGGAAAACAGAAAGCCTCCTAA
- the LOC115178756 gene encoding GTPase IMAP family member 4 isoform X1: MTSSSGPVERKRRASISLPLDMSEEPNNSDLSIVLLGPVGAGKSATGNTILGREAFKVDSCPESVTKACEKQSREANGRKIEVLDTPGLGEDRRSEIARCIMDKSVPGPHVFLLVIRLGVRLTEDERNTVKWIQQNVGEDAPDYTMILVTCADSPRLRGNTVDDYVKQNQDLQTLINSCGGRYHSFNNEDREDHSQITELLEKIEEMVEVNKGGSYTNKMDQNAQSETTAQKIQSRSTTWGATAAALLAAAITLLILSGVVRVAGPTDPVEPTVATGPALGIAKLARSRGRAGPALVVPTEGMRAAVGPALEEIKGVLGVLVGVAGVALVALAGLDGLALVALAGMAGVAGSAVGVAGLALGLPAGVVIIAGTGVAGLAGVALAKNFQWYQNRQHNGQERGGKQKAS, from the exons ATGACATCATCGTCTGGTCCAG tggagaggaagaggagagctaGCATTTCACTACCTCTCGACA TGTCTGAAGAACCAAATAACTCTGATCTGAGCATTGTTCTGCTTGGTCCGGTTGGAGCAGGGAAGAGCGCAACAGGAAACACCATCCTTGGGAGAGAGGCCTTTAAAGTGGACTCATGTCCTGAGTCGGTCACCAAAGCATGTGAGAAACAGAGTAGGGAGGCAAATGGGAGGAAGATTGAAGTGTTGGACACCCCAGGACTGGGCGAGGACAGGAGAAGTGAGATAGCCAGATGCATCATGGACAAGTCAGTCCCGGGGCCCCATGTGTTCCTGCTGGTGATTCGGCTGGGGGTAAGGTTGACAGAGGACGAGAGGAACACTGTGAAGTGGATCCAGCAGAATGTCGGAGAAGATGCCCCAGACTACACCATGATATTAGTCACCTGTGCTGATTCACCCCGACTCAGAGGAAACACAGTGGATGACTACGTGAAACAGAACCAAGACCTACAGACACTAATCAACAGCTGTGGAGGTAGATATCACTCATTTAATAATGAGGATAGGGAGGACCACAGTCAGATCACAGAGCTGCTGGAGAAAATAGAAGAGATGGTGGAGGTGAATAAAGGGGGGAGCTACACCAACAAGATGGACCAGAATGCTCAGAGTGAGACCACAGCCCAGAAGATACAGAGCAGGTCTACAACTTGGGGTGCTACAGCAGCAGCTCTTCTGGCAGCAGCCATTACATTGTTAATACTCTCAGGAGTAGTGAGAGTAGCGGGACCAACAGACCCAGTGGAACCAACAGTAGCAACCGGACCAGCATTGGGAATAGCAAAACTAGCGAGATCAAGAGGAAGAGCTGGACCAGCATTGGTAGTACCAACAGAAGGAATGCGAGCAGCAGTCGGACCAGCATTGGAAGAAATAAAAGGAGTATTGGGAGTACTAGTAGGGGTAGCAGGCGTAGCATTGGTAGCACTAGCAGGGTTAGATGGACTAGCATTGGTAGCACTAGCAGGTATGGCAGGAGTAGCAGGGTCAGCAGTAGGAGTTGCAGGACTAGCATTGGGACTACCAGCAGGAGTAGTAATAATAGCAGGAACAGGAGTAGCGGGACTAGCAGGAGTAGCATTAGCCAAGAATTTCCAATGGTATCAAAATAGACAGCATAATGGACAGGAGAGGGGTGGAAAACAGAAAGCCTCCTAA